A region from the Spirochaeta thermophila DSM 6192 genome encodes:
- a CDS encoding DUF4037 domain-containing protein produces MGVPMRMKIEAVLERLVEVLSRWDAVDTVCFLDRDREDIYDPYFFISLDVYFSGELPSYKERMEELSFTGAFESAPGNRKDRFLVGDLPVRLEYKSIPDVEAVLGAEPGAFELVEDRVSYMFYRLVNGTILFSRSDWLASVRERLEDLPSSFWRVLRDEARAKMEHFLSDLCAAAALEDEYFFLVSASGFIQSVCAVLFAVNRRFEPGGREMERHVFSLPQLPYSFKGYFQQFVRYSHDFPMEKKREIAENLARHVVKMCLADEGS; encoded by the coding sequence ATGGGGGTTCCGATGCGGATGAAGATCGAAGCGGTCCTGGAGAGACTCGTGGAGGTGCTCTCACGCTGGGATGCGGTGGATACCGTGTGTTTCCTCGATCGGGATCGCGAGGACATCTACGACCCCTACTTCTTCATCAGCCTCGACGTGTATTTCTCGGGCGAGCTTCCCTCCTACAAGGAGCGGATGGAAGAGCTGTCCTTCACCGGGGCCTTCGAGTCCGCGCCCGGCAATCGCAAGGACCGGTTCCTGGTGGGCGATCTGCCCGTGAGGCTCGAATACAAGTCCATACCGGACGTGGAAGCCGTGCTGGGTGCGGAGCCCGGGGCCTTCGAACTGGTGGAGGACAGGGTCAGCTACATGTTCTACCGCCTCGTGAACGGCACGATCCTCTTCTCCCGCTCCGACTGGCTCGCCTCGGTGCGTGAGCGGCTCGAGGATCTGCCCTCCTCCTTCTGGAGGGTACTCCGCGACGAGGCGAGGGCCAAGATGGAGCACTTTCTCTCCGATCTCTGTGCCGCAGCGGCCCTCGAGGACGAGTACTTCTTCCTCGTCTCGGCCTCCGGGTTCATCCAGAGCGTGTGCGCCGTGCTCTTCGCCGTCAACCGGCGTTTCGAACCGGGGGGAAGGGAGATGGAGCGCCATGTCTTCTCCCTTCCTCAGCTCCCCTACTCGTTCAAGGGCTACTTCCAGCAGTTCGTGAGGTACTCGCACGACTTCCCCATGGAGAAGAAGCGGGAGATCGCCGAGAACCTGGCCCGTCATGTCGTGAAGATGTGTCTCGCGGACGAGGGATCATGA
- a CDS encoding AEC family transporter, translated as MVGIHYPFLLSLSVIVLGYGLTRAGVLSLEMGRSASRLVINVTLPAVILTTLPEVELVPALLSFPLICLGVGMLNLLLAGLLFGRLERPFLGNALLVVVGYNIGLFAYPLVEGLYGREGLAGMAMFDVGNAFLTFGLLYLVSWYFGGEGEKRISAGRIARTLLGSIPFMSYMVGAGMNLSGLSFPGPVEEVLGLLARANNGLVLLVLGMTLRFRFPREVRRLLGRTLLFRYGVGLAAGLLLWVILPLDVFLRRLVLMGVVLPAPLVVIPYAVEHGLDVEYAGTYANVSVVVSFFLLWGIAAVTAGWG; from the coding sequence ATGGTGGGGATACACTACCCGTTTCTCCTCTCGCTCTCGGTGATCGTCCTGGGGTATGGGCTCACGCGTGCGGGGGTGCTCTCGCTCGAGATGGGGCGGAGTGCCTCGAGGCTGGTGATCAACGTGACCCTCCCCGCGGTGATCCTCACGACCCTGCCCGAGGTGGAACTGGTACCGGCGCTCCTCTCCTTCCCCCTCATCTGTCTGGGTGTGGGGATGCTGAACCTGCTCCTCGCGGGTCTCCTCTTCGGCAGGCTCGAACGGCCCTTCCTGGGGAACGCCCTCCTCGTGGTGGTGGGCTACAACATAGGGCTCTTCGCCTATCCGCTCGTCGAGGGGCTCTACGGCAGGGAGGGGCTCGCGGGGATGGCGATGTTCGACGTGGGGAACGCCTTCCTCACCTTCGGGTTGCTCTACCTGGTCTCGTGGTACTTCGGGGGGGAGGGGGAGAAGCGGATCTCTGCAGGGAGGATCGCGCGGACCCTCCTGGGGTCCATCCCGTTCATGAGCTACATGGTGGGGGCGGGGATGAATCTCTCGGGGCTCTCCTTTCCCGGACCGGTGGAGGAGGTGCTCGGGCTCCTCGCACGGGCGAACAACGGTCTCGTGCTTCTCGTGCTGGGGATGACCCTCAGGTTCCGCTTCCCTCGTGAGGTGCGCCGCCTCCTGGGGAGGACCCTCTTGTTCCGGTATGGGGTGGGGCTTGCGGCGGGTCTTCTCCTCTGGGTGATCCTCCCGCTCGATGTGTTTCTCCGGCGGTTGGTGCTCATGGGGGTGGTCCTCCCGGCTCCGTTGGTGGTGATCCCCTATGCGGTGGAGCACGGGCTCGATGTGGAGTACGCGGGGACGTATGCGAATGTCTCGGTGGTGGTGAGTTTCTTCCTCCTGTGGGGGATCGCGGCGGTCACGGCGGGGTGGGGGTGA
- a CDS encoding methylated-DNA--[protein]-cysteine S-methyltransferase, producing the protein MKMVLEGKRTDAWRDRRVWYGTAECGLGWVLAAATERGVCRVAFGEGEGELVGLLVREFAGALLEEGGEGFREGVLAGVLEAVEEPGGEVGMDVDLVGTPFQLAVWDALRGIPAGQVRTYGEVARAVGRPGAARAVGAACGANRVAVLVPCHRVVGAGGSLGGYRWGVWRKRVLLEREGWRG; encoded by the coding sequence ATGAAGATGGTGCTCGAAGGAAAGAGGACGGACGCATGGCGGGATCGGAGGGTGTGGTACGGGACGGCCGAGTGCGGTTTGGGGTGGGTGCTGGCGGCGGCGACGGAGCGGGGGGTGTGCAGGGTGGCGTTCGGCGAGGGGGAGGGGGAGCTCGTGGGGCTGCTCGTGAGGGAGTTCGCGGGGGCCCTGCTCGAGGAGGGGGGAGAGGGGTTTCGCGAGGGGGTGCTGGCCGGCGTGCTGGAGGCGGTGGAGGAGCCGGGGGGGGAGGTGGGGATGGACGTCGACCTCGTGGGGACGCCGTTCCAGCTGGCGGTGTGGGATGCGCTTCGGGGGATTCCGGCGGGGCAGGTGAGGACGTACGGCGAGGTGGCGCGGGCGGTGGGGCGGCCGGGGGCGGCGAGGGCCGTGGGTGCAGCGTGCGGGGCGAACAGGGTGGCGGTGCTGGTGCCGTGCCACCGGGTGGTGGGAGCCGGGGGGAGCCTGGGGGGCTATCGATGGGGGGTGTGGAGGAAGAGGGTGCTCCTGGAGCGGGAGGGATGGCGGGGATAA
- a CDS encoding adenosylcobalamin-dependent ribonucleoside-diphosphate reductase: MKIARRFTEGLSDPYDGITWETRVSEIRDVEGRVIFRQENVVVPSFWSQIATDILAQKYFRRRGVPVEVSPDGREYDARQVFHRLAYTWMWWGKEAGYFDSEEDARVFYDEVCYMLAHQMAAPNSPQWFNTGLHAVYGIEGPPQGHYYVDHRTGELKKSANAYSRPQPHACFILDVEDDLVGEGGIMDALHREARIFKYGSGTGSNFSKIRAEGEPLSGGGMSSGLMSFLKVFDRSAAAIKSGGTTRRAAKMVVLDVDHPDILTFVRWKVEEEYKVASLVAGSRLVARHAREILSAYRSEGDVGAAAVRDAVGRALEAGVPEQFVHQVLRLAEEGMGPEEFPVYTTDWEGEAYATVSGQSSNNSVRVPHEFMLAVQEDREWPLTARTTGEVVRTVRARDLWNEIVLAAWRCADPGLQFDTTINEWHTCPADGRIRASNPCSEYMFLDDTACNLASLNLLAFYDEEEGRFDVESFVHAVDIWTLILEISVVMAQFPSAEVARRSYLYRTLGLGFANLGSLLMVMGLPYDSEEGRAVAGAIAAIMTGRAYHMSARMAAEWGPFPRFEANREHMLRVIRNHARAARHAPPEEYEGLSVTPMGLDPDHTPGYLLETARRVWDEALEWGERHGFRNAQVSAIAPTGTIGLLMDCDTTGIEPDYALVKFKKLAGGGYFKIINRSVPPALRRLGYSAEQVEEIVRYCVGRGTLKGAPGVSYEALREKGIPEEELEAVEERLRGAFSLRGVLGVWAFSPGTLDRLGVPEEARKDPSFDLLGFLGFSEEEVSAAEEWACGAMTLEGAPHLREEHLPVFDTATPSGRKGSRAISWRGHILMMAAVQPFVSGAISKTINMPQSATVRDVEEAYLLSWRSMLKAVALYRDGSKLSQPLVGAGSARDRAAEVIAETERGVGTARPAGRVEDGGLPRGKRRVLPPRRTGYTQKAKIGGHSLFIRTGEYEDGTPGEIFLDMYKEGAAFRSLLNSFAIAVSLGLQYGVPLEEFVDAFVFTRFEPNGMVQGHPYIKMATSVIDLIFRDLAISYLKRYDLAHVTPEDLSSTELRREVSLEEPLHRGEEVPRSRKDVLREEARRRGYEGDPCPVCGNFTMVRNGTCLKCETCGATTGCS; this comes from the coding sequence ATGAAGATAGCGCGTCGTTTCACGGAGGGGCTCTCCGATCCGTACGATGGGATCACCTGGGAGACGAGGGTGAGTGAGATCCGGGATGTGGAGGGGAGGGTGATCTTCCGCCAGGAGAACGTGGTGGTACCCTCCTTCTGGTCACAGATCGCCACCGATATCCTCGCGCAGAAGTACTTCAGGCGCAGGGGAGTGCCGGTGGAGGTCTCTCCCGACGGAAGGGAGTATGACGCACGGCAGGTCTTCCACCGGCTCGCCTACACCTGGATGTGGTGGGGCAAGGAGGCGGGCTACTTCGACTCAGAGGAGGATGCGCGGGTCTTCTATGACGAGGTGTGTTACATGCTCGCTCACCAGATGGCGGCGCCCAACTCGCCGCAGTGGTTCAACACGGGGCTCCACGCGGTCTACGGGATAGAGGGGCCGCCGCAGGGCCACTACTACGTGGATCACCGGACGGGGGAGCTCAAGAAGTCCGCGAATGCCTACAGCAGGCCCCAGCCGCATGCCTGCTTCATCCTCGACGTGGAGGACGACCTGGTTGGTGAGGGGGGGATCATGGACGCCCTCCACAGGGAGGCCCGCATCTTCAAGTACGGGTCCGGAACCGGGAGCAATTTCTCCAAGATCCGGGCCGAGGGCGAACCCCTCAGCGGCGGGGGGATGTCCTCCGGGCTCATGTCGTTCCTCAAGGTCTTCGACCGGTCGGCCGCGGCGATAAAGAGCGGTGGTACCACGAGACGCGCGGCGAAGATGGTGGTCCTCGATGTGGATCATCCGGATATCCTCACCTTCGTGCGGTGGAAGGTGGAAGAGGAGTACAAAGTGGCGTCCCTGGTGGCGGGCAGCCGCCTCGTGGCACGACACGCCCGGGAGATCCTCTCGGCCTACCGGAGCGAAGGTGATGTGGGGGCCGCGGCCGTCCGCGACGCGGTGGGGAGGGCCCTGGAGGCGGGCGTGCCGGAACAGTTCGTCCATCAGGTGCTCAGGCTCGCCGAGGAGGGGATGGGGCCCGAGGAGTTTCCGGTGTACACCACCGACTGGGAGGGCGAGGCCTATGCCACGGTGAGCGGGCAGTCCTCGAACAACTCCGTGAGGGTCCCGCACGAGTTCATGCTCGCGGTGCAGGAGGACAGGGAGTGGCCGCTCACCGCCCGCACCACGGGGGAGGTGGTGCGCACGGTGAGGGCGCGGGACCTGTGGAACGAGATCGTGCTCGCGGCCTGGCGGTGTGCGGATCCCGGACTCCAGTTCGATACCACCATCAACGAGTGGCACACGTGTCCCGCGGACGGTCGTATCCGGGCCTCCAACCCCTGTTCGGAGTACATGTTCCTCGACGATACGGCATGCAACCTGGCCTCCCTCAACCTCCTCGCCTTCTACGACGAGGAAGAGGGGAGGTTCGACGTGGAGTCCTTCGTCCATGCGGTGGACATCTGGACCCTCATCCTCGAGATCAGTGTGGTGATGGCCCAGTTTCCTTCCGCCGAAGTGGCCCGGAGGAGCTACCTCTACCGGACGCTGGGCCTCGGCTTCGCCAATCTGGGGAGCCTCCTCATGGTGATGGGGCTTCCCTACGACAGCGAGGAGGGTCGTGCGGTGGCGGGGGCGATCGCGGCGATCATGACCGGAAGGGCGTATCACATGTCGGCGAGGATGGCGGCCGAGTGGGGGCCGTTCCCCAGGTTCGAGGCGAACAGGGAGCACATGTTGCGGGTGATCCGCAACCACGCGAGGGCGGCGCGTCACGCCCCGCCGGAGGAGTACGAGGGGCTCTCGGTCACTCCCATGGGCCTCGATCCCGACCACACCCCGGGGTACCTGTTGGAGACTGCGAGGCGGGTGTGGGACGAGGCCCTGGAATGGGGGGAACGGCACGGCTTCAGGAACGCGCAGGTGAGCGCCATCGCCCCCACGGGGACGATAGGGCTGCTCATGGACTGCGATACCACGGGGATAGAGCCGGATTACGCCCTCGTGAAGTTCAAGAAGCTCGCAGGAGGGGGGTACTTCAAGATCATCAACCGGTCGGTACCGCCGGCCCTCAGACGGCTCGGCTATTCGGCCGAGCAGGTGGAGGAGATCGTGCGGTACTGCGTGGGGCGAGGGACGCTCAAGGGTGCGCCCGGGGTCTCGTACGAGGCCCTGAGGGAGAAGGGGATCCCCGAGGAGGAGCTCGAGGCCGTGGAGGAGCGGCTCAGGGGGGCTTTCTCCTTGAGGGGCGTCCTGGGGGTGTGGGCCTTCTCGCCGGGGACGCTCGATCGGCTCGGGGTGCCGGAAGAGGCGCGCAAGGATCCGTCGTTCGATCTCCTCGGGTTCCTGGGGTTCTCGGAGGAGGAGGTGTCGGCGGCCGAGGAGTGGGCCTGCGGTGCCATGACCCTCGAGGGAGCGCCGCATCTTCGCGAGGAGCACCTGCCGGTCTTCGACACGGCTACCCCTTCGGGGCGGAAGGGGAGCCGGGCGATCTCGTGGCGGGGACATATCCTCATGATGGCGGCGGTGCAGCCGTTCGTGAGCGGGGCGATCTCCAAGACCATCAACATGCCCCAGAGCGCCACGGTGCGGGATGTCGAGGAGGCCTACCTCCTCTCCTGGCGGAGCATGCTCAAGGCGGTGGCCCTCTATCGGGACGGGTCGAAGCTCAGCCAGCCGCTCGTGGGGGCGGGGAGCGCGCGGGACAGGGCCGCGGAGGTGATCGCGGAGACGGAGAGGGGGGTGGGGACGGCACGGCCTGCCGGGCGGGTGGAGGATGGGGGACTCCCTCGGGGGAAGCGACGGGTCCTCCCGCCACGGCGTACGGGGTACACGCAGAAGGCGAAGATAGGGGGACACAGCCTCTTCATCAGAACCGGCGAGTACGAGGATGGAACCCCGGGCGAGATCTTCCTCGACATGTACAAGGAGGGTGCAGCCTTCAGATCCCTCCTCAACAGTTTCGCCATCGCAGTCTCTCTGGGGCTCCAGTACGGTGTGCCGCTCGAGGAGTTCGTGGACGCCTTCGTCTTCACCCGGTTCGAGCCCAACGGCATGGTGCAGGGACACCCCTACATCAAGATGGCCACCTCGGTCATCGACCTCATCTTCCGTGATCTGGCCATCTCCTACCTCAAGCGCTACGATCTCGCCCACGTGACTCCGGAGGACCTCTCTTCCACCGAGTTGCGGAGGGAGGTATCCCTCGAGGAACCTCTGCATCGAGGAGAGGAGGTCCCTCGTTCGCGGAAGGATGTCCTGCGGGAAGAGGCCCGCAGGAGGGGCTACGAGGGCGATCCGTGCCCCGTGTGCGGCAACTTCACCATGGTGAGGAACGGTACCTGCCTCAAGTGTGAGACCTGCGGGGCCACCACCGGGTGTTCGTGA
- the rpmB gene encoding 50S ribosomal protein L28 has product MARRCEICGKQTRSGFTVSHAHNRSKRTFKPNIQKIQIVDGKRVRTIKICTRCLKSGKVVKAV; this is encoded by the coding sequence ATGGCACGGCGTTGTGAAATCTGTGGGAAACAGACGCGCAGTGGATTTACGGTGAGCCATGCCCACAACCGGAGCAAGCGCACCTTCAAGCCGAATATCCAGAAGATCCAGATCGTGGACGGTAAGCGCGTGAGGACCATCAAGATCTGTACGAGGTGTCTGAAGTCGGGGAAAGTGGTGAAGGCGGTCTGA
- a CDS encoding class II SORL domain-containing protein: MPARAHGPPRLRGDAGGVGEGRPAWIWMVSGMVRRCSSVHLASGSPPGSGGRGALLAPARARVYTFPVDQNHEEERMALGEWIKSDDFKTEKHVPVIELPREVKKGEAVLVTVTVGKEIPHPNTTEHFIQWIRLYYKDVDGKFAIDLGCAEFNAHGATTAGPNTGPAYTEPVAVFKVKLDTPGTLVAESYCNIHGLWESSVEVKPEA, translated from the coding sequence GTGCCGGCCCGAGCCCACGGGCCTCCCCGCCTTCGAGGGGATGCGGGAGGTGTGGGGGAAGGCCGCCCCGCGTGGATCTGGATGGTCTCGGGGATGGTGAGGCGGTGTTCCTCCGTGCACCTCGCCTCCGGATCGCCCCCCGGTTCCGGAGGAAGAGGAGCGCTCCTTGCGCCCGCCCGGGCGAGGGTATATACTTTTCCTGTCGATCAGAATCACGAGGAGGAGCGTATGGCCCTTGGAGAATGGATCAAGAGCGACGACTTCAAGACCGAGAAACATGTGCCGGTCATCGAGCTTCCCCGGGAGGTGAAGAAGGGGGAGGCGGTGCTCGTCACGGTGACGGTGGGCAAGGAGATCCCCCATCCCAACACCACCGAGCACTTCATCCAATGGATCCGCCTCTACTACAAGGATGTGGATGGAAAGTTCGCCATCGACCTGGGGTGTGCCGAGTTCAATGCCCATGGCGCCACCACTGCGGGGCCGAACACCGGTCCTGCCTACACCGAGCCGGTGGCGGTCTTCAAGGTGAAGCTCGACACACCCGGCACCTTGGTGGCCGAGAGCTACTGCAACATCCACGGCCTCTGGGAGAGCAGTGTGGAGGTGAAGCCGGAGGCCTGA
- a CDS encoding PhoH family protein, with protein sequence MKTFVLDTNVLIHRPDAILSFKDNEVVIPIWVLEELDKLKTFSDERGRNARAAIRFLDERRKRGNLSEGVAIEHGIVLRVLLGFWKDEKGFLSERPDNQILLAAYHLQKHGKEVFFVSKDINARVKATALGLKAVDYEKQKVNIESLYSGYVEQDAKEETLDELDREEAVPAPGAFYPNQFVVLKGAHSGREMLTRYHHETNTLRYVIPRPSSVWGVKPRNREQEMVFDLLLDDEVQLVTLVGKAGTGKTLLALAAGLKKVLEEKAYKRLLVTRPVVPMGKDIGFLPGDKEEKLSHWMQPIFDNLDYLVSVYSRGHVKSVEELLAQDVIEMEALSFIRGRSLPYQYIIIDEAQNLSPHEIKTIVSRAGHHTKMVLTGDPFQIDSPYLDANSNGLTYLVEAFKGEEIFGHVTLHKSERSTLAELAAELL encoded by the coding sequence ATGAAGACATTCGTCCTCGACACCAACGTCCTCATCCACAGGCCTGATGCCATCCTCAGCTTCAAGGACAACGAGGTGGTGATACCCATCTGGGTGCTCGAGGAGCTCGACAAGCTCAAGACGTTCAGCGATGAGCGGGGCAGGAACGCCCGTGCCGCGATCAGGTTCCTGGACGAGCGACGCAAGAGGGGAAACCTGAGCGAGGGAGTGGCGATAGAGCACGGGATCGTGCTCCGTGTGCTCCTCGGCTTCTGGAAAGACGAGAAGGGGTTCCTCTCGGAAAGGCCGGACAACCAGATCCTCCTCGCCGCTTACCACCTGCAGAAACACGGGAAGGAGGTCTTCTTCGTCTCGAAGGACATCAATGCCCGGGTGAAGGCCACGGCCCTCGGGCTCAAGGCCGTGGACTACGAGAAGCAGAAGGTGAACATCGAGAGTCTCTACAGCGGGTACGTGGAGCAGGACGCAAAGGAGGAGACACTCGACGAGCTCGACCGGGAGGAGGCCGTGCCGGCGCCCGGCGCGTTCTATCCCAACCAGTTCGTGGTGCTCAAGGGTGCGCACTCGGGCAGGGAGATGCTCACGCGGTACCACCACGAGACCAATACCCTCAGGTACGTGATCCCCCGACCTTCGAGCGTCTGGGGGGTGAAGCCGCGCAATCGCGAGCAGGAAATGGTCTTCGACCTGCTCCTCGACGACGAGGTGCAGCTCGTGACCCTGGTGGGCAAGGCCGGTACGGGAAAGACCCTTCTCGCCCTCGCCGCGGGACTCAAGAAGGTGCTCGAGGAGAAGGCGTACAAACGTCTCCTCGTGACCCGTCCGGTGGTGCCCATGGGCAAGGATATCGGCTTCCTCCCCGGCGACAAGGAGGAGAAGCTCTCCCACTGGATGCAGCCGATCTTCGACAACCTCGACTACCTGGTGAGCGTGTACTCCAGGGGACACGTCAAGAGCGTGGAGGAGCTCCTCGCACAGGACGTGATCGAGATGGAGGCGCTTTCCTTCATCAGGGGGAGGTCCCTTCCCTACCAGTACATCATCATCGACGAAGCACAGAATCTCTCGCCCCACGAGATAAAGACCATCGTGAGCAGGGCGGGCCACCACACCAAGATGGTCCTCACCGGCGATCCTTTCCAGATCGACAGCCCTTACCTCGATGCGAACTCCAACGGCCTCACCTATCTCGTGGAGGCCTTCAAGGGTGAGGAGATCTTCGGTCACGTGACGCTCCACAAGTCCGAACGGAGCACCCTTGCGGAGCTCGCCGCCGAGCTCCTCTAG
- a CDS encoding polysaccharide deacetylase family protein: MWRRLLVSLGLLCSFPLVAEEVVFSDLVLSPLNTVLFTASLSVPGVGAYRTAFWAEPGTGTLQQLSFFPERMRFLPALGKVQIYNRYGLFRIPLEGGRVEVVEGFPAFVKGAEIATTSPLPIATSPDGRYLVHFEKDSPAYGSLVMVDLETGEEAVVAEGIELSYREIPVSWAPDSSLFLYAHDGMVYYFSISQWREGRVLSPERRVIGRGKIGSVFWGGGGRLYFVEGTVIKVFRKEEIFTHGFYYGVVKVGRVVGKLPFHFDPNFDRLWIGPEENFVLLCRAGRDIFLYPLDREDYEGGALQEPSLVLPRRMYLEDVVWDDEGKLTLFVKEVHDGTVERRLFWMVVGSQRAFEEREERPQVWALSEDGSYLALAMEDGIRLYRYDSWTEVGRIDHPEPVVLAWAGDDLVVGGRWSVSRYGRDGRLKALLCISQPEGLGFTVGDYRPVVWAGEDTVQWDVDRAVFEVREDRPAAGAPVLSTSAYRVYLQDLPEQPYRNIVMVRDLQGLSTYPLFPPPERSYEPFPEKDEPVDFIYFTHGSRLRRREVALVFNAISSAEGLARVLELLKEYGVKATFFLNGDFMRENPGATRQISTFAAEVGSLFYTHFDMSDSRFSLSEEFIQQGLARTEDEYFEITGRELALLWHAPYYFVREDLLKAAAAMNYVYVGCDVDSLDWVPQFTREGESRLYAPAAQLVERIVRMKKPGSIVAFTVGRPDEKDPVRRREDYLFQKLDVFLNELIARGYRFVTVSELMEHAR; encoded by the coding sequence ATGTGGCGTCGTCTCCTCGTGAGTCTGGGTCTCCTCTGCTCGTTTCCTCTCGTTGCGGAGGAGGTGGTCTTCTCGGACCTCGTGCTCTCTCCGCTCAACACCGTGCTCTTCACCGCCTCGCTCTCCGTGCCCGGAGTAGGAGCGTATCGTACCGCCTTCTGGGCCGAGCCGGGTACCGGCACACTCCAGCAGCTCTCGTTCTTCCCTGAACGGATGAGGTTCCTTCCCGCCCTGGGAAAGGTGCAGATCTACAATCGCTACGGCCTCTTCCGTATCCCTCTCGAGGGGGGAAGGGTCGAGGTGGTGGAGGGATTCCCCGCCTTCGTGAAAGGAGCCGAGATCGCGACCACTTCTCCGCTTCCCATCGCTACTTCGCCCGACGGCCGGTACCTGGTCCACTTCGAGAAGGACTCCCCGGCCTACGGCAGCCTCGTGATGGTGGACCTCGAGACCGGGGAGGAGGCGGTGGTGGCCGAGGGGATCGAGCTCTCGTACCGGGAGATCCCTGTCTCCTGGGCCCCTGACAGCTCGCTCTTTCTCTACGCCCACGATGGTATGGTCTACTACTTCTCGATCTCCCAGTGGCGGGAGGGGCGGGTTCTCTCTCCGGAGCGGAGGGTGATAGGGCGGGGAAAGATCGGCTCGGTGTTCTGGGGAGGGGGAGGGCGTCTCTACTTCGTGGAGGGCACGGTCATAAAGGTCTTCCGGAAGGAGGAGATCTTCACCCATGGGTTCTACTACGGGGTGGTGAAGGTGGGCCGTGTGGTGGGGAAGCTCCCCTTCCATTTTGATCCCAATTTCGACCGATTGTGGATCGGACCGGAGGAGAACTTCGTGTTGCTCTGCAGGGCAGGGCGGGACATCTTCCTCTATCCCCTCGACCGTGAGGACTACGAGGGGGGTGCCCTTCAGGAACCGTCGCTCGTGCTCCCACGACGCATGTACCTCGAGGACGTGGTGTGGGACGACGAGGGAAAGCTCACCCTGTTCGTGAAGGAGGTGCACGACGGCACGGTGGAGAGGCGCCTCTTCTGGATGGTGGTGGGTTCCCAGCGGGCCTTCGAGGAACGAGAGGAACGACCTCAGGTGTGGGCCCTGTCCGAGGACGGGTCCTACCTCGCCCTGGCCATGGAGGATGGGATCCGCCTCTACCGCTACGACTCGTGGACCGAGGTGGGGAGGATCGATCACCCCGAGCCCGTGGTGCTCGCATGGGCAGGAGACGACCTCGTGGTGGGCGGCAGGTGGTCGGTGTCCCGATACGGCAGGGACGGGAGGCTCAAGGCCCTGCTCTGCATCTCTCAGCCGGAAGGACTCGGTTTCACGGTGGGGGACTACCGGCCCGTGGTGTGGGCAGGGGAGGATACGGTGCAGTGGGATGTCGACCGGGCGGTCTTCGAGGTGCGGGAGGATCGTCCTGCCGCCGGGGCGCCCGTCCTCAGCACGAGTGCCTACCGTGTGTATCTCCAGGATCTCCCCGAACAGCCCTACCGGAACATCGTGATGGTGAGGGATCTGCAGGGGCTCTCGACATACCCGCTCTTCCCCCCGCCCGAGCGTTCGTACGAACCCTTTCCCGAGAAAGACGAACCGGTGGACTTCATCTACTTCACGCATGGCTCCCGGCTCAGGAGACGGGAGGTGGCCCTGGTGTTCAACGCGATCTCCTCTGCCGAGGGGTTGGCCCGGGTCCTCGAGCTCCTCAAGGAGTACGGGGTGAAGGCCACGTTCTTCTTGAACGGCGACTTCATGAGGGAGAATCCCGGGGCTACGAGGCAGATCTCCACCTTCGCGGCTGAGGTGGGATCGCTCTTCTACACCCATTTCGACATGTCGGATTCCCGCTTCTCACTCTCCGAAGAGTTCATACAACAGGGACTCGCCCGTACCGAGGACGAGTATTTCGAGATCACCGGCAGAGAGCTTGCCCTTCTGTGGCACGCGCCGTATTATTTCGTGAGGGAGGATCTCCTCAAGGCGGCGGCGGCCATGAACTACGTGTACGTGGGCTGTGATGTCGACAGCCTCGACTGGGTGCCCCAGTTCACAAGGGAGGGGGAGTCGAGGCTCTACGCCCCGGCCGCCCAGCTCGTGGAACGGATCGTGCGTATGAAGAAGCCTGGGTCGATCGTGGCCTTCACCGTGGGAAGGCCGGACGAGAAGGACCCGGTTCGGCGGCGTGAGGACTATCTCTTCCAGAAGCTCGACGTGTTCCTGAATGAACTCATCGCGAGGGGATACCGGTTCGTGACGGTCTCGGAACTCATGGAGCACGCGCGGTGA
- the fliS gene encoding flagellar export chaperone FliS: protein MKPQNAINAYKQTSIKTASQGKLIVMLYDGAIRNIDTAIELLEQGTRQLDRVHNAVIKAQDIVAELASSLDLDRGGDLAKNLLSLYLFFDEQLMEANIRKDPELLRKVRDMLASLREAWAQIAHMAPEAQV from the coding sequence TTGAAACCACAGAACGCCATCAATGCCTACAAACAGACCTCGATCAAGACCGCGAGCCAGGGGAAGCTCATCGTCATGCTCTACGACGGGGCCATAAGGAACATCGATACGGCGATCGAGCTCCTCGAGCAGGGGACCAGGCAGCTCGACAGGGTCCACAATGCCGTCATCAAGGCTCAGGATATCGTGGCTGAACTGGCCTCCTCTCTGGATCTCGATCGGGGGGGGGACCTCGCGAAGAACCTCTTGAGTCTCTACCTCTTCTTCGACGAACAGCTCATGGAGGCCAACATCCGCAAGGATCCGGAGCTGCTCAGGAAGGTGCGGGATATGCTCGCTTCCCTCCGGGAGGCGTGGGCGCAGATCGCCCACATGGCCCCTGAGGCGCAGGTGTAG